One window from the genome of Hoplias malabaricus isolate fHopMal1 chromosome X2, fHopMal1.hap1, whole genome shotgun sequence encodes:
- the LOC136677229 gene encoding progestin and adipoQ receptor family member 3-like, which translates to MPSAKVLKSTQYIELGSYQYWPVLVPRGIRLYTYEQVPGFLRENPYITDGYRAYLTSRLCIKSLFILSNETVNIWSHLLGFFLFFSLGVYDMVSVLPMVGASREDYVIYSIGLFCFQVCMLCSVGYHLFCCHRSEKTSRRWMALDYAGISIGTLGCYVLGVFYAFYCNNYWRQVYLVTVLAMTLGLFFAQIHPHYLTKNWQMLRSVIFCSVAGYGLIPTFHWMWLSGGFSSAIVQEFVPRVLIMYFLAAAAFVFYVSKVPERYFPGQLNYMGSSHQLWHILVVLLFYWWHQSALLITNYRHTHPCPDYPQHT; encoded by the exons ATGCCTTCAGCTAAAGTGCTGAAGAGTACACAGTACATAGAACTGGGCAGTTATCAGTACTGGCCCGTTCTGGTTCCCAGAGGTATTCGTCTGTACACTTATGAACAGGTGCCAGGCTTTCTGAGAGAAAACCCTTACATTACAGATGGATACAGGGCATACCTCACATCTCGACTGTGCATTAAAAG TCTCTTTATCCTGTCCAACGAGACTGTGAATATCTGGAGCCATCTGCTAGgcttcttcttgttcttctcaCTGGGAGTTTATGACATGGTGTCTGTGCTACCAATGGTTGGAGCTTCCAGAGAGGACTATGTCATCTATTCCATAGGCCTCTTTTGCTTCCAG GTGTGCATGCTGTGTTCAGTGGGTTATCACCTGTTCTGCTGCCATCGCTCTGAAAAGACCAGTCGGCGTTGGATGGCTCTGGACTATGCTGGGATCTCCATCGGGACCTTGGGCTGCTATGTTCTTGGCGTGTTCTACGCCTTTTACTGCAATAAC TACTGGAGGCAGGTTTACCTCGTCACCGTTCTGGCCATGACCCTAGGATTGTTCTTCGCCCAGATACACCCTCATTATTTGACCAAGAACTGGCAGATGTTGCGTTCTGTCATCTTCTGCTCTGTAGCTGGCTATGGTCTCATCCCTACCTTCCACTGGATGTGGCTCAGTGGAGGTTTCAGCTCTGCTATTGTACAG gAATTTGTTCCCAGAGTGCTGATAATGTACTTCCTTGCTGCTGCtgcctttgttttttatgtttctaAAGTCCCAGAGCGCTACTTCCCAG GTCAGCTGAACTACATGGGCTCCAGCCACCAACTGTGGCACATTCTGGTGGTTCTCCTGTTCTACTGGTGGCATCAGTCTGCACTATTGATCACTaactacagacacacacacccctgcccTGACTACCCTCAACACACGTAA
- the LOC136676520 gene encoding uncharacterized protein has translation MAPKKPPVTQTRSEEEECESTTVKGNTSEITNLQQMLESFFSSQQQRDEELRGEATKQEQRWRSLQHQFGLLQEEVRRGQSGVQQHRETEHSTTASHTIYRPATPAVSAYDAMGEQLRTTQVAWPRLPQLKDDDDIEHYFIMFERLALAARWPKTDWAFHLVPLLEGKARAAYVAMSVEQINDFEAVKEAILRRFEINPETYRQRFRKGHVLNNETPRELFTRLTGLYERWIRPKDKTKEDIGQTIVLEQFLSVINPELKSWILERSPTSAEQAVEMAEAFIAARQAEGEFQLGKSTFTKQTSKFERRDYGSGVERSKPAFKMQWHKSIKSSAEKPKIRCFSCNQIGHKSSECQYPPTSSNQLCYTPRKENPFSTQECNDETTVTVKLNGKQFRALLDTGASQTLVTQACLENSQYSLTGTLKVRCIHGDEQIYPTTEINISIKGQSYLVRVGVVQNSPYPIILGRDIPILIDLLNYKNVKTAEAMVVTRQSKKNLAKETTELFKELPYAAETKKKTRRDVRKAKVMGTKCLEKIELPDTDNISLPINFEQLQNLDETLKPLFEKSKHYSDISDKGCHLAIKDNKLYRITDKGEQLVLPVSLREKVLKMGHSDPWAGHFGQAKTFSRIAYRFYWPGQYADVIKYCNNCPECQLTATLKKSDKVPMVSMPIIDIPFSRIAMDVVGPLPRTKNGNRYILVICDYATKYPEAFALKNIKTRQIVNALIQLISRVGIPKEILTDRGTNFTSKQIKQVYDLLGIKSIHTTPYHPQTDGLTERFNKTLKQALQKVTNNNGTDWDMWLPYVLFAYREVPQASTGFSPFELLYGRQVRGPMDVLKEAWEGEKSEQKLNILTYVLKIRDKLSQLTSTVHENMEKAQVQQKHWYDKVARKRVLQIGQKVLILLPTSDTGLLAKWQGPYKVQRQVGETTYELHLPDRRKKFQSFHINMLRPWKEPENKSSEQLWIRAVHDEDEVAEQYFPTRNEGFVLPKVPHLTSQQQQELLHVVPPKLFSDEPGLTDVTQHNVRLIKDEPIRQFNCRVPARLVPELKKEVEAMIKMGVIEPSKSEWCSPVVLVPKKDGGLRFCIDFSKLNALSAFDPYPMPRADDLIERLGKAKVLSTVDLCKGYWQVPLSQSAKELTAFRTPSGLYHFRAMPFGLHGAAATFQRLMDDVLRGTEDFAAAYIDDVVIYSSSWEEHLQHLGIVLRKIADAGLTANPSKCHLAREEVSYLGYILGGGQIRPQVDKVEAVRATPQPNTKRRVRSFLGLVGWYRRFIPNFSTKAAALTDLTKKDMPQRVKWTETCEYAFKDLKNALCQEPVLASPDFSKPFIVQTDASGTGLGAVLLQGEDDERKPILYISRKLFPRETNYSTIEKEALAIKWALDSLKYYLLGHDFVLETDHKALQWIQRMKDSNARITRWYLSLQPYRFTIRYRKGTHNVTADYLSRRWEGVELKEGGV, from the coding sequence ATGGCTCCCAAGAAACCACCAGTCACCCAGACACGGAGCGAAGAAGAGGAATGCGAGTCAACCACCGTCAAAGGGAATACATCGGAGATCACTAACTTACAGCAGATGCTCGAAAGCTTTTTCAGCTCTCAACAGCAGAGAGATGAAGAACTGCGGGGAGAAGCGACGAAGCAAGAGCAGAGGTGGCGTTCCCTACAACACCAGTTCGGCCTTCTACAGGAAGAAGTACGGAGGGGCCAAAGTGGAGTACAACAACACAGGGAAACGGAGCATTCCACAACAGCATCGCACACAATATACAGACCCGCGACTCCGGCAGTAAGTGCATACGACGCGATGGGAGAACAATTAAGGACAACACAGGTAGCGTGGCCGAGACTCCCGCAActtaaagatgatgatgacatcGAACATTACTTCATAATGTTTGAGCGGTTAGCGCTAGCGGCTAGATGGCCGAAAACGGACTGGGCTTTTCATCTGGTCCCCTTGCTGGAAGGAAAGGCAAGAGCAGCCTACGTCGCCATGAGCGTTGAACAGATAAATGACTTTGAAGCAGTGAAAGAGGCTATTCTCAGAAGGTTTGAGATTAACCCTGAGACTTACAGACAGCGTTTCCGTAAAGGGCACGTATTAAACAACGAGACGCCGAGGGAACTATTCACGCGGCTCACGGGACTTTATGAGAGATGGATACGTCCAAAAGACAAGACAAAAGAGGACATTGGACAAACCATCGTTCTGGAACAGTTCCTGAGCGTAATCAATCCAGAATTGAAGAGCTGGATATTGGAACGCAGCCCGACTTCTGCGGAGCAAGCGGTTGAAATGGCAGAAGCTTTCATCGCGGCACGACAAGCCGAGGGAGAGTTCCAGCTCGGAAAGTCAACCTTCACCAAACAGACCAGTAAGTTTGAGAGACGTGACTATGGTAGTGGTGTTGAACGTTCAAAGCCAGCCTTTAAAATGCAGTGGCATAAGTCCATTAAAAGCTCAGCTGAAAAACCAAAAATAAGATGTTTTAGCTGTAACCAAATAGGACACAAAAGCTCTGAATGTCAATATCCTCCCACTAGCTCTAACCAACTGTGCTACACCCCTAGAAAAGAAAATCCTTTTAGTACACAGGAATGTAATGATGAAACCACAGTAACAGTTAAATTGAATGGCAAACAGTTTAGGGCTTTATTAGATACTGGGGCAAGCCAAACTTTAGTCACACAAGCATGTCTTGAAAACTCTCAATATAGCCTTACAGGTACGTTAAAGGTCAGATGCATACATGGTGATGAGCAGATTTATCCTACAACTGAGATTAATATATCAATTAAAGGGCAATCCTACCTGGTACGCGTAGGAGTGGTACAAAACTCTCCATATCCCATCATACTAGGCAGAGACATCCCtattttgattgatttattgaactataaaaatgtaaaaacggCAGAGGCTATGGTAGTGACcaggcaaagcaaaaaaaatttaGCCAAAGAAACCACAGAACTTTTTAAGGAATTGCCATATGCTgcagaaactaaaaaaaagacaaggagaGATGTAAGGAAAGCTAAAGTTATGGGAACCAAATGTCTGGAGAAAATAGAACTGCCAGATACAGATAACATTAGTTTACCCATTAACTTTGAACAACTCCAAAATTTAGATGaaactttaaaaccactattTGAAAAAAGCAAACACTATAGTGACATCTCTGATAAAGGTTGCCACTTAGCGATTAAAGATAACAAGCTATATAGAATCACTGATAAAGGTGAGCAACTAGTACTCCCGGTAAGCCTTAGGGAGAAAGTGCTTAAAATGGGACATTCAGATCCCTGGGCAGGCCACTTTGGGCAAGCTAAAACATTCAGCCGCATAGCATACAGATTTTACTGGCCAGGTCAGTATGCAGATGTGATTAAATACTGCAATAATTGCCCGGAATGTCAACTCACTGCAACTCTAAAAAAGTCAGACAAGGTGCCTATGGTGAGCATGCCTATAATAGACATACCATTCTCTCGCATAGCAATGGACGTAGTAGGGCCGTTACCTAGAACAAAAAACGGAAACCGTTACATTTTAGTAATATGTGACTATGCGACAAAATATCCAGAGGCTTTTGCcctcaaaaacattaaaactcgTCAAATTGTCAATGCTCTGATACAACTTATTTCAAGAGTAGGGATCCCGAAAGAGATATTGACAGACAGGGGCACTAACTTCACTTCAAAACAGATAAAGCAAGTGTACGATCTATTAGGCATTAAAAGTATTCACACCACACCATATCACCCTCAGACTGATGGGCTAACAGAACGTTTCAATAAGACTCTGAAAcaagctttacagaaggtgACGAACAACAACGGTACAGACTGGGACATGTGGTTACCCTATGTGCTGTTCGCATATCGTGAAGTACCTCAAGCTTCCACCGGCTTTTCCCCGTTTGAACTCCTTTATGGAAGACAGGTGAGAGGTCCGATGGATGTCCTGAAAGAAGCTTGGGAAGGTGAGAAGAGTGAACAGAAACTGAACATTTTAACGTATGTCTTGAAGATCAGAGACAAGTTGAGTCAATTGACAAGTACTGTCCATGAAAACATGGAGAAAGCTCAAGTACAGCAAAAACACTGGTATGATAAAGTGGCAAGGAAGAGAGTTCTGCAAATCGGGCAGAAAGTACTTATTCTACTACCCACCAGTGACACTGGGCTTTTAGCCAAATGGCAGGGGCCATATAAAGTGCAAAGACAAGTCGGAGAAACTACATATGAACTCCACCTGCCTGACAGACGGAAGAAATTTCAGAGCTTCCACATTAACATGTTGAGACCCTGGAAGGAGCCTGAGAATAAGAGTTCGGAGCAGCTATGGATAAGGGCCGTTCATGATGAAGACGAGGTGGCCGAACAGTATTTCCCCACAAGAAACGAAGGTTTCGTTCTTCCAAAGGTGCCCCACTTAACATCACAGCAACAACAAGAACTACTGCACGTGGTCCCACCTAAGCTTTTCTCAGATGAACCAGGATTAACAGACGTGACCCAGCATAACGTCAGACTCATCAAAGATGAACCGATTAGGCAGTTCAACTGCAGAGTTCCAGCACGACTTGTCCCTGAGTTGAAAAAAGAAGTTGAGGCTATGATCAAAATGGGAGTAATAGAACCGTCAAAGAGCGAATGGTGCAGCCCTGTCGTCTTGGTTCCCAAGAAAGATGGAGGCTTACGGTTTTGCATTGACTTTTCAAAGCTAAACGCCTTGTCTGCTTTTGACCCATATCCCATGCCAAGAGCAGATGACCTAATAGAGAGGCTAGGGAAGGCTAAAGTTCTGTCCACGGTGGATTTATGCAAGGGATACTGGCAAGTTCCACTCAGCCAGTCCGCTAAAGAGCTGACTGCATTTAGAACACCATCAGGACTATACCATTTCCGTGCAATGCCATTCGGATTACACGGTGCGGCTGCAACCTTCCAGAGGTTAATGGACGACGttctcagaggtacggaggacTTCGCGGCAGCTTATATAGATGATGTGGTGATCTACAGTTCATCATGGGAAGAACATCTACAACATCTAGGCATTGTCCTGAGGAAGATCGCAGATGCAGGTCTGACAGCAAACCCCAGCAAATGTCATCTCGCTCGCGAGGAGGTCTCATATCTAGGTTACATCCTGGGCGGGGGTCAAATAAGACCTCAAGTGGACAAAGTTGAGGCCGTGAGGGCAACACCCCAACCTAATACAAAGAGGAGGGTACGTTCATTTTTAGGTCTTGTGGGATGGTACCGCAGGTTCATCCCTAATTTTTCAACTAAAGCAGCAGCACTGACGGATTTAACCAAGAAGGACATGCCTCAAAGGGTTAAATGGACAGAGACCTGTGAGTATGCTTTTAAAGACCTCAAAAATGCATTATGCCAGGAACCAGTTTTAGCCAGCCCTGATTTTTCGAAACCTTTTATTGTGCAGACTGATGCATCAGGTACAGGGTTGGGTGCTGTCTTATTACAGGGGGAGGACGATGAGAGAAAACCTATCCTGTATATTAGCAGGAAACTGTTTCCACGTGAGACTAACTACTCTACCATCGAGAAGGAGGCTCTCGCTATCAAATGGGCGCTTGACTCTTTAAAGTATTACTTGCTTGGACATGACTTTGTTCTAGAGACAGATCACAAAGCTTTGCAGTGGATCCAAAGAATGAAAGACTCTAATGCTAGAATCACACGATGGTACTTGTCATTACAGCCCTATCGTTTTACTATAAGGTATAGAAAAGGTACCCATAATGTAACAGCTGACTACCTGTCCCGCCGCTGGGAAGGCGTTGAGCTTAAGGAGGGGGgtgtgtga